In one Thermococcus sp. 2319x1 genomic region, the following are encoded:
- a CDS encoding preprotein translocase subunit Sec61beta: MAKEKTTLPPTGAGLMRFFDEDTKAIKISPKGAIAIVLIFVAVEILLNVFGHQIFG, translated from the coding sequence ATGGCCAAGGAAAAAACAACTCTCCCTCCTACCGGTGCAGGTTTAATGAGGTTCTTTGATGAAGATACAAAGGCAATAAAAATAAGTCCCAAAGGAGCAATAGCGATAGTATTGATATTTGTGGCCGTTGAGATACTGCTCAACGTGTTCGGTCATCAGATATTTGGCTAA
- a CDS encoding Lrp/AsnC family transcriptional regulator, which yields MNTEATLTSRQVELLKKLYKEGKTIEVHTVEKTQDEIAEELGITRQALSNHLKTLKELGYIRTGRGFIDLTDKALEFLGEKKGDVFIFVRIEPTKRKFVYDAIKKLKVKRVYRVTGDIDLIVEADKTRLDEILEEIASLDGVKETVTHVVLEIL from the coding sequence ATGAATACCGAAGCTACACTTACATCAAGACAAGTGGAATTACTCAAGAAGCTTTACAAAGAGGGAAAAACCATAGAGGTACACACCGTTGAAAAGACCCAAGATGAAATAGCCGAGGAATTGGGGATAACAAGACAGGCTTTAAGCAACCATCTCAAGACCCTCAAGGAGCTCGGATACATAAGAACGGGTAGGGGGTTTATAGATCTCACCGACAAGGCGTTAGAGTTTTTGGGTGAAAAGAAAGGAGACGTGTTCATTTTTGTCAGGATTGAACCAACGAAGAGAAAATTTGTTTACGATGCAATCAAAAAGCTCAAAGTTAAGCGCGTTTACAGGGTTACCGGAGATATAGACCTTATTGTTGAAGCGGATAAAACAAGACTTGACGAGATACTCGAGGAGATAGCCTCCCTTGATGGAGTTAAGGAGACAGTCACCCACGTTGTTCTTGAGATTCTCTGA
- the engB gene encoding GTP-binding protein EngB, translating into MIIFVGRSNVGKSTLIFRLTGKYVKRGKRPGVTRKPIEIEWRGKTIVDMPGFGFMSGVPKHVQEKIKTEIVHFIEDNADKIELAVLVVDGKSALEVIERWEKRGEIPIDVEFFQFLQELNIPTIVAVNKMDKVKNLNATINRLIEKFGLSGTWEDYKDVFLPISAKFGTNLDQLGKLIEKKIRESQEQRG; encoded by the coding sequence ATGATAATCTTTGTTGGACGGTCAAATGTCGGGAAAAGCACGCTGATATTTAGGCTTACTGGAAAGTACGTTAAGAGGGGCAAGAGGCCAGGCGTAACGAGAAAACCAATAGAGATAGAATGGAGAGGAAAGACAATAGTTGACATGCCGGGTTTTGGATTTATGAGCGGAGTACCAAAACATGTTCAAGAAAAGATAAAAACTGAAATAGTGCACTTTATAGAAGACAACGCCGACAAAATTGAGCTTGCGGTTTTGGTTGTGGATGGAAAAAGCGCCCTTGAAGTCATTGAGCGGTGGGAGAAGAGGGGGGAAATACCCATCGATGTCGAGTTCTTCCAGTTTCTTCAAGAACTTAACATACCAACCATAGTTGCAGTCAACAAGATGGATAAAGTGAAAAACTTAAATGCAACCATAAACCGCCTTATAGAGAAATTTGGGCTCAGTGGAACATGGGAAGATTACAAAGATGTCTTTCTGCCGATTTCTGCAAAATTTGGGACAAACTTGGACCAGCTTGGAAAATTGATAGAAAAGAAAATCAGAGAATCTCAAGAACAACGTGGGTGA
- the ileS gene encoding isoleucine--tRNA ligase translates to MIKEPEMREYDPQVLEEKIEAFWKENDVYNKVKRARENGPDYYFLDGPPYVSGAIHLGTAWNKIIKDMVIRFRTMQGYNVRRQPGFDMHGLPIEVKVEQALGLKYKKDIEEKVGVENFIKKCREFALTNLKIMTEQFKMLGVWMDWDNPYMTIKNEYIESAWFTLKKAWEKGLLEKDQRVLHWCPRCETALAEHEVRGEYKIREDPSIYVKFPVEGKENEYLLIWTTTPWTLPANLAVTVHPEYEYAKVKVFLDGKEEHWIIAKGLVERVLNEIGAKGEIVEEFKGEELEGIRYVHPFLEEYPRQKEFREKYEWAHCVILGEHVTLGEGTGLVHTAPGHGEEDFEIGKLYGLPIYSPLDDEGRYVEGKWEGKFVKDADPEIIEYLKKKGLLVKAGTIEHKYPHCWRCKTPLIFRATDQWFLKISKVKEKIIEENDKNVTWYPDWVKIRYDNGVMNSGDWCISRQRYWGIPLPIWVCESCGNVHVVGSFEELKEMSKEPIEKDFHEVDLHKPWIDTVVLRCPKCGGDMKRVKDVLDVWFDSGIASWASLDYPRRKDLFERLWPADFIVEGEDQVTKWFYSQQAASVVAFDTVPYKKVAMHGYVLDEKGDKMSKSLGNIIRPEEVVQKEGRDSFRFYMLWATTPWENLRFSWKGLAQVKRMLNILWNVYILASTYMSLDNFDPTKLNPEELPFREEDRWILSRVNTLIDAVEDGIETFYLTRATRAIEYFVIEDLSRWYVRLIRKRLWIEKDDPDKLAAYWTLWKVFDVLLRLMAPFTPYITEEIYQNLIRPFSGKESIHLEDWPKKDESWVDEELEREMEIVRKIVEAGSAARQRAKIKLRYPVRQILIETEDETTKKAVERLNYLLKDQLNAKEVKVAKVEREIKVKPNFAKLGPHFKGDAKLIAKWIDEQNDRELYEKLMQGKLKVEIEGKEFTIEREHIVVEEELPDFLVGEEFDHGKVFVDKTLTRELMMEGLAREFVRRIQEMRKHLDLDVNDRIVVYIETAEENKELLKEMLDYIKGETRAVDVRFEEAKGYVVEWPEVEAKIGIERV, encoded by the coding sequence ATGATAAAGGAGCCAGAGATGAGGGAGTACGATCCACAAGTCTTGGAGGAAAAAATAGAAGCATTCTGGAAAGAAAACGACGTCTACAACAAGGTGAAAAGAGCAAGAGAAAACGGTCCGGACTACTATTTTCTTGATGGGCCACCATATGTAAGCGGTGCCATACACTTGGGCACTGCATGGAACAAAATAATCAAGGATATGGTGATAAGATTCAGAACCATGCAGGGTTACAACGTTAGAAGGCAACCGGGCTTTGACATGCATGGCCTACCAATAGAGGTTAAAGTTGAGCAGGCCCTTGGGTTGAAATACAAAAAGGATATAGAGGAGAAGGTTGGTGTTGAAAACTTCATAAAGAAGTGTAGGGAGTTCGCTTTGACCAATCTCAAAATCATGACAGAGCAGTTTAAAATGCTCGGAGTTTGGATGGATTGGGATAATCCATATATGACAATCAAGAACGAGTATATAGAATCAGCTTGGTTTACTTTAAAGAAAGCATGGGAAAAGGGACTTTTGGAGAAGGATCAGAGGGTTCTCCACTGGTGCCCCAGATGTGAGACTGCTTTGGCTGAACACGAAGTTAGAGGAGAATACAAGATAAGGGAAGACCCAAGCATATATGTAAAGTTCCCGGTAGAAGGAAAAGAAAACGAGTACCTCCTCATCTGGACAACCACACCATGGACTTTACCTGCGAACTTGGCCGTTACCGTTCACCCTGAATACGAGTACGCAAAAGTGAAGGTATTCCTTGATGGAAAAGAAGAGCACTGGATAATAGCTAAGGGGTTAGTTGAGAGGGTTCTCAATGAAATCGGTGCCAAAGGAGAGATCGTGGAGGAATTCAAGGGCGAAGAGCTTGAGGGCATAAGGTATGTGCACCCGTTTTTGGAGGAATATCCAAGGCAGAAGGAGTTTAGAGAAAAATACGAGTGGGCCCATTGCGTAATATTGGGAGAGCACGTTACCCTCGGTGAAGGCACCGGATTAGTTCACACCGCCCCGGGACACGGTGAAGAAGACTTTGAGATAGGAAAACTGTATGGCCTGCCAATCTACTCACCTCTTGACGATGAAGGAAGATATGTAGAGGGCAAGTGGGAGGGCAAGTTCGTTAAAGATGCTGATCCCGAAATAATTGAGTATCTAAAGAAAAAAGGCCTTCTCGTGAAAGCCGGTACAATAGAGCACAAATATCCACACTGCTGGCGCTGTAAGACGCCGCTGATATTTAGAGCAACAGACCAGTGGTTCCTCAAGATAAGCAAAGTTAAGGAGAAGATAATAGAAGAAAACGACAAGAACGTCACCTGGTATCCGGATTGGGTAAAGATAAGGTACGACAACGGAGTCATGAACAGCGGAGACTGGTGCATCTCAAGACAGAGGTATTGGGGAATACCATTACCAATATGGGTATGTGAGAGCTGTGGTAACGTCCATGTGGTGGGTTCTTTTGAGGAGCTCAAAGAGATGAGCAAGGAGCCAATAGAGAAGGACTTTCATGAGGTGGACCTCCACAAACCGTGGATTGATACGGTAGTGCTGAGATGCCCCAAGTGTGGAGGAGACATGAAAAGGGTCAAAGACGTTCTCGATGTGTGGTTCGACAGTGGAATAGCGAGCTGGGCTTCCCTTGACTATCCAAGGAGGAAAGACCTCTTCGAAAGGCTTTGGCCTGCGGATTTCATAGTTGAGGGGGAGGATCAGGTTACAAAGTGGTTCTACTCCCAGCAGGCGGCAAGTGTTGTTGCGTTTGACACCGTTCCGTACAAGAAGGTCGCAATGCATGGCTACGTTTTGGACGAAAAGGGAGATAAGATGAGCAAGAGCCTTGGAAACATAATAAGGCCAGAAGAAGTTGTCCAGAAGGAAGGAAGAGATTCGTTTAGGTTCTACATGCTCTGGGCGACGACTCCTTGGGAGAACCTGAGGTTCAGCTGGAAGGGGCTTGCACAGGTTAAGAGAATGCTCAACATCCTCTGGAACGTCTACATACTGGCTTCAACCTACATGAGCTTGGACAACTTTGATCCCACAAAGCTCAATCCAGAGGAGCTTCCATTTAGGGAGGAGGACAGGTGGATACTTTCAAGAGTCAACACTCTAATAGATGCCGTGGAAGACGGAATAGAGACATTCTACCTCACGAGGGCAACGAGGGCAATAGAGTACTTTGTGATAGAGGACTTGAGCAGGTGGTATGTAAGGCTCATAAGGAAGAGGCTCTGGATTGAGAAAGACGACCCAGATAAGCTTGCCGCTTACTGGACATTGTGGAAGGTGTTCGACGTTCTGCTTAGATTAATGGCACCATTTACGCCCTACATCACCGAGGAAATTTATCAGAACCTTATAAGACCGTTCAGCGGAAAGGAAAGCATACACCTCGAGGACTGGCCTAAGAAGGACGAGAGCTGGGTTGATGAAGAGCTCGAAAGGGAAATGGAGATAGTGAGAAAAATAGTGGAAGCTGGCTCCGCGGCAAGACAAAGGGCAAAGATAAAACTCCGCTATCCTGTGAGGCAGATACTCATAGAGACCGAGGACGAAACAACAAAGAAAGCCGTTGAAAGACTTAACTATCTCCTCAAAGACCAGCTCAACGCTAAGGAAGTCAAGGTTGCCAAGGTTGAGAGGGAAATAAAGGTAAAGCCCAACTTCGCCAAACTCGGGCCCCACTTCAAGGGGGATGCAAAGCTGATTGCAAAATGGATCGACGAGCAAAACGACAGGGAGCTTTATGAGAAGCTCATGCAAGGAAAGCTGAAAGTGGAGATAGAAGGCAAGGAGTTTACAATCGAGAGGGAGCACATTGTCGTTGAGGAAGAACTCCCGGACTTCCTTGTAGGAGAAGAATTCGATCACGGCAAGGTATTTGTTGACAAGACACTCACAAGGGAGCTCATGATGGAAGGGCTTGCAAGAGAGTTCGTCAGAAGGATACAAGAGATGAGAAAGCACCTTGACTTGGATGTCAATGACAGAATAGTGGTTTACATTGAAACAGCTGAGGAAAACAAAGAGCTCCTCAAAGAGATGCTTGACTACATAAAGGGAGAAACAAGGGCGGTTGACGTTAGGTTCGAAGAGGCTAAGGGCTACGTTGTCGAGTGGCCGGAAGTTGAGGCGAAGATAGGGATTGAGAGAGTTTGA
- a CDS encoding PIN domain-containing protein gives MTKDLLIAATAIAHNMALFICDEGFERFKEYGLKVKILEK, from the coding sequence TTGACGAAGGATTTACTCATAGCAGCAACGGCGATAGCGCACAACATGGCCCTTTTTATCTGCGACGAGGGCTTTGAGAGGTTCAAAGAATACGGGCTTAAGGTGAAAATTTTAGAAAAGTAG
- a CDS encoding Clp1/GlmU family protein: protein MNKAKYTQEVPEDRNEVLKIIQEEKKPLKIMVLGGVDSGKTTLTVFLANELLSQGFRVAIVDSDVGQKGILPPALISLGFPDRIFTTMEEIKPVKHYFVGTITPDQFFGEMVTGVKLLVNEAMKKRADVIITDTTGLVHGAGVELKRMKIEMIKPDLVLALQRKEELEDILRPFENKTRVIRLAISENAKPHTREERRQIRKEKWKKYFETSSEYILDLRKFYISGTQMFQGKEISEEEKSLLESLFRWLIFHGRKIAGRYFVVKADIGSFPRNFDKNAMNAVDLESLSNLLIGFIDKDGFCLGLGILKLINFKELKAHVLTPLNENEIKNAVEIRFGRIRVREDGEELGLLHRDAL from the coding sequence ATGAATAAGGCGAAATACACACAGGAAGTTCCAGAAGATAGAAACGAAGTCCTCAAAATCATCCAAGAAGAGAAAAAGCCTCTCAAGATTATGGTACTGGGTGGAGTCGACAGCGGAAAAACAACTCTAACTGTGTTTCTGGCCAATGAACTCCTCTCTCAAGGATTTAGAGTAGCGATTGTGGACAGCGACGTTGGTCAAAAGGGTATTTTACCTCCCGCTCTCATAAGTCTCGGGTTTCCTGACAGAATTTTCACAACAATGGAGGAAATAAAACCAGTAAAGCACTATTTTGTCGGTACAATAACACCGGATCAGTTTTTTGGAGAGATGGTAACTGGAGTTAAGCTCCTTGTGAACGAAGCTATGAAGAAAAGGGCCGATGTTATCATAACAGACACCACCGGTCTAGTTCATGGTGCGGGAGTTGAGTTAAAAAGAATGAAAATAGAGATGATTAAGCCTGATCTGGTACTTGCTCTGCAGAGAAAAGAGGAACTTGAGGACATCCTCAGACCTTTTGAAAACAAAACAAGAGTGATTCGGCTAGCGATTAGTGAAAACGCAAAGCCTCATACGAGGGAAGAAAGAAGGCAAATAAGAAAAGAAAAGTGGAAAAAGTACTTTGAAACCTCCAGTGAATACATTCTAGACCTTCGAAAGTTTTACATCAGCGGCACCCAGATGTTTCAGGGAAAAGAAATAAGTGAAGAGGAGAAAAGCCTCTTGGAGAGTCTATTCAGATGGCTTATCTTCCATGGGAGAAAAATTGCCGGCAGGTATTTTGTTGTAAAGGCTGACATCGGGAGTTTCCCAAGAAATTTCGATAAAAATGCCATGAACGCAGTGGATCTAGAGAGCTTGAGCAACCTCCTTATTGGTTTTATAGACAAAGACGGTTTTTGCCTGGGACTTGGGATTCTGAAGCTGATAAACTTCAAAGAGCTTAAAGCCCATGTGCTAACTCCTTTAAATGAAAATGAAATTAAAAACGCCGTTGAAATAAGGTTTGGAAGAATCAGAGTTCGGGAAGATGGGGAGGAACTTGGGCTTTTACACAGGGATGCCCTTTAG